A genomic stretch from Plasmodium brasilianum strain Bolivian I chromosome 9, whole genome shotgun sequence includes:
- a CDS encoding ATP-dependent zinc metalloprotease FTSH: MLKMYVLRRGRRVLYNEKRPYNSGKYWGGIERLKSIMQHEEGVGKKRFHSSLICIKNFNKGIEKEFSGVAISNEKNIQNNFSLYSLVSLLQKKWCTTGSRNNTGGDNKELLFNIFLKYAKMNHMSLYFLNKYNFGKYEKHAKSIWSSTWYNTANGRRYNSSCSSTSNDAHNYMRRSDYVCFKDKIFAVRYMLNILVHMCRERINKSPWLIKRSMPFCNSSKVIYDRIPFFSFLRKIYFSKAPKGFERFEKKNASPNSFKPEEDKHKKFDNYFFYVFFLLLLLFLLFVDSNSLYNEVSQNDFFYNYLAKGYIEKIKLINKDYVKAYLNSHGVTKYHLKYISFRIGNSDSFERKVEEMQKQMNIKREELIEVQYMNETNLLNEVKSYIPSILFFLLLIFIFQKITLKNVSNSGMDRLFKFSKITPINKNNYKTDVKFSSVAGMKQAKEEIMEFVDFLKNPSKYEILGAKIPKGALLCGAPGTGKTLLAKAVAGEANVPFFNISGSDFIEVFVGIGPSRVRELFAQARKHAPSIIFIDEIDAVGRKRSKGGFAGGGNDERENTLNQMLVEMDGFHTSNDKVVILAGTNRVDILDPAITRPGRFDRIVNISKPDIDERSEIFQVHLKNLKLHETLDIKNISYILASLTPGFVGADIANVVNEGAIQCARRSNMIGVQVKDFELAIERVIGGLPKSSSLISPYEKKIISYHETGHALIGWFLEFADPVLKVSIIPRNNGALGYSQHLSEEIMLFSKEQILDKIAVILGGRASEELFIGKITTGAIDDLNKVTQLCYSYVSQYGMNKEIGLVSFQPNSTSEYNLYRPHSECLAHQIDNEVRTLIESQYNRVKTILLKNEKHVHNLANLLYQKETISYQDIQKCVGERPYPIKSNYEKFVKANPYKLIPSSEDTQSETSQSETSQSETSQSSGGNRDGSDQLTLSSLDRCCNKSDQDGPGVTKKSSDDKGRGAVSNKSVLAKSNGISEKGKEEEGGEVDRAEREERDEQDERAEHVKEAGGTKRRRDDEKAGKGKSASPDGTKKDYKVLNISTI; this comes from the coding sequence ATGCTCAAGATGTATGTCCTGCGAAGGGGTAGGAGGGTCTTATACAATGAAAAAAGGCCATACAACAGTGGTAAATATTGGGGAGGAATAGAAAGATTAAAGAGTATAATGCAACATGAAGAAGGGGTAGGGAAAAAAAGATTCCACAGCTCTTtgatatgtataaaaaattttaataaaggtatagaaaaagaatttaGCGGAGTAGCTATAAGCAATGAGAAGAATATTCAAAAcaatttttccttatattcATTGGTAAGTCTACTTCAGAAAAAATGGTGTACTACTGGTAGTAGGAACAACACCGGTGGGGATAATAAAGAATtgctttttaatatttttttaaaatatgcaaaaatgaATCATAtgagtttatattttttaaataagtataattttGGAAAGTATGAAAAGCATGCTAAGTCCATTTGGAGTAGCACTTGGTACAACACGGCAAATGGTAGAAGATATAATAGTTCGTGTAGTAGCACTTCGAATGATGCACATAATTATATGCGGCGCAGTGATTATGTATGTTTTAAAGATAAGATTTTTGCAGTAAGATATATGCTGAATATACTAGTACACATGTGTAGAGAAAGGATAAATAAGAGCCCTTGGCTGATAAAAAGAAGTATGCCATTTTGTAATAGTAGTAAAGTTATATATGATAGAATaccctttttttcatttttgagaAAGATATACTTTTCAAAAGCACCCAAAGGATTTGAACGATTCGAAAAGAAGAATGCTTCACCAAATTCGTTTAAACCTGAGGaagataaacataaaaagtttgacaattactttttttatgtcttttttttattattattactttttctaCTGTTTGTAGACTCGAATAGTTTATATAACGAGGTGAGTCAGAAcgattttttttacaattatttggCAAAGGGATATATAGAAAAGATaaagttaataaataaagattaTGTGAAGGCTTATTTAAATAGTCATGGGGTTACAAAGTAtcatttgaaatatatttcatttcgTATAGGTAATAGTGATTCATTTGAAAGAAAAGTAGAAGAGATGCAgaaacaaatgaatataaaaagagaagaattAATTGAAGTTCAATATATGAATGAAAcgaatttattaaatgaggTGAAGAGTTATATACCtagtattcttttttttttattattaatttttatatttcaaaaaatcactttaaaaaatgtatctAATAGTGGTATGGATAGACTATTTAAATTTAGTAAAATAACtccaataaataaaaataattataaaacgGATGTTAAATTTTCAAGTGTAGCAGGTATGAAACAagcaaaagaagaaataatggAATTTGTagactttttaaaaaatccaTCTAAATACGAAATACTTGGAGCAAAAATACCAAAGGGTGCACTATTATGTGGTGCACCAGGAACAGGGAAAACATTACTAGCTAAAGCAGTTGCAGGAGAAGCTAATGTTCCTTTCTTTAATATTAGTGGAAGTGATTTTATCGAAGTGTTTGTAGGTATTGGACCATCAAGAGTAAGAGAATTATTTGCTCAAGCAAGAAAACATGCTCcatctataatttttattgatGAAATAGATGCAGTAGGAAGAAAAAGATCAAAAGGAGGATTTGCGGGAGGTGGAAATGATGAGAGAGAAAATACATTAAACCAAATGTTAGTCGAAATGGATGGTTTTCATACATCTAATGATAAAGTTGTCATTTTAGCTGGTACTAATAGAGTAGATATATTAGATCCAGCTATAACTAGACCAGGTAGATTTGATCGTATTGTAAATATTAGTAAACCAGATATAGATGAAAGGTCGGAAATATTTCAAGTGCatttaaagaatttaaaattacacGAAACgttagatataaaaaatattagttaCATATTAGCATCTTTAACACCTGGTTTTGTTGGAGCTGATATAGCAAATGTCGTTAATGAAGGAGCTATTCAATGTGCTAGAAGATCGAACATGATAGGAGTACAGGTAAAAGATTTTGAGTTAGCAATTGAAAGAGTTATAGGTGGTTTACCTAAATCTTCATCCCTTATTTCACcatatgaaaagaaaattatttcatatcaTGAAACTGGGCATGCACTTATTGGATGGTTTCTAGAATTTGCCGACCCAGTTTTAAAAGTGTCAATAATACCTAGGAATAATGGTGCACTAGGATACTCACAACACCTGAGTGAAGAAATAATGCTATTTTCGAAAGAACAGATATTAGATAAAATTGCAGTAATATTAGGAGGAAGAGCATCTgaagaattatttattgGAAAAATTACGACAGGAGCAATTGATGATTTAAATAAAGTAACACAGTTATGTTATTCATACGTATCTCAGTATGGAATGAACAAAGAAATAGGATTAGTTTCTTTTCAACCTAATTCTACTAGTGAGTATAATTTGTATAGACCTCATTCAGAATGTTTAGCACATCAAATAGATAACGAAGTGCGTACATTAATTGAGTCGCAGTATAATAGAGTAAAAACAATacttttgaaaaatgaaaaacatgtACATAACTTGGCTAATTTGTTATATCAGAAGGAAACTATATCTTACCAGGATATTCAAAAATGTGTAGGTGAACGTCCTTACCCTATAAAGTCTAATTACGAAAAGTTTGTCAAGGCAAATCCGTACAAACTTATACCCAGTAGTGAGGATACTCAGAGTGAGACCTCTCAGAGTGAGACCTCTCAGAGTGAGACCTCTCAGAGTTCAGGTGGGAATAGAGATGGTAGTGACCAGTTGACGTTATCCTCTTTGGACAGGTGTTGTAATAAAAGCGATCAAGACGGACCTGGTGTTACCAAAAAGAGCAGTGATGACAAGGGAAGGGGGGCGGTCAGTAACAAATCTGTACTAGCAAAGTCGAATGGGATAagtgaaaaaggaaaagaagaagaaggaGGGGAAGTCGATCGGGCAGAAAGAGAGGAACGAGACGAGCAAGATGAACGAGCTGAACATGTTAAAGAAGCAGGAGGTACAAAAAGAAGAAGGGATGATGAAAAAGCGGGCAAGGGGAAAAGTGCATCCCCAGATGGTACTAAAAAAGATTACAAGGTTTTGAACATATCTACAATAtga
- a CDS encoding protein transport protein SEC16: MERCTAQYTEESYKESYKESYKEPYNESYKESYKEPYKESYKESYKEPYKESYKESYKEPYNESYKESYKEPYNETYNKTYNETYNETYNETYNETYRKAYENIFKNNSINIIDKIKESKKRNSKEGEDTGKAHVAHVEETTEAQTYRASSTILNDENEQRRNYYIIPNKYTRNNDVCVNSEKDVQSNATKEGTINVNIDYEFRRESNSFIKTSEEYACRYAGATGEYCEAVTKQDATNECKGDITIEDKSQMGVGKKQQVGEVRHHSEGRPSYSSNTLKEKYINMKVKKKNDISFLFNDSSDNIMNHVDGIRNNNTESFFVFSKNEDKIRETVDRSTEKEQTKEYTYETKCLNVYNMEDSGISSSLCNALRTNYAHNEYETMNEAKNETMNEAMNEAKNETMNEAKNETMNEAVNEAKNEAKNETMNEAVNEAKNETMNEHKNENKVDKGLLSPFSDNYCESATNENRKFNLKDGFKGKGKHIINYHHKEVQPSVSIYQHEGIHPNSVFLKNKFCSNDSILLYDNNTMEVKHNYIENTFINLNGEMNNKNELVQNISLDHDNNKCLNAHYPSYAYCKEEASSNLRQEDVTRRNRAIDVPHGDREISRNNVMCFCFGNNGMFYYTTGSLVKCQFLISVIDEKTKEKKYRRSYTYGQNEKHLEEYIYALKNFPGPFSRKSSKTDERIKVFLNGHINMNKARYLEKEEEEQEEEEQRRGCREPGKEVAKEAAKEAAKKAAKEAEKEAVKESGVGVTAVGASGENMYECIQKICLYKHLLNIMNKPHLLNFNLQSVKGEKKPMNDNSKGGKNIVSYFLDSYNSQHQYNPQDMKHNKKHHSNERSYGSYNHHDENKSRENKNGSGEDGNSTSFSSCSIYSNYSSWSNYSSYSDCPSYFNYSDCSHSSTQRNREGERKGRRKKKEIKEEIKEDIKEEIKEEIKEEKKEEAKRKKKRKKKKKKNEMELFEITTKSNRDRKGSRFTGRSNPLRKNQNKFNEESNMCKDFYTQLYEKNINNIYINNYKYEFLDFVEKEFIIILHTLLQHKERITLEDSYLEYFYLCIYNSKKATRLCIKKELYKYFFLILKKYNRKKYYKMIDQYIRHINKSLISSEMEITNSMNNIYKIYNYNIYDEIFKEAFIFFICLLNKKNMTFKKNILINYWYIFYTLVFHNFLFQFNENEINFYEYKDDIINFFTYLINLLYENKRVTESQFLYLILSGNPCIFQVTNTKVGKWDTPYPRAKADTSTYVNASGISSAMYYADTPCAVAPYSSVPYADCPCAATRYSTSYRDARDFNIFSFQVCDMYEYLCRYDEDSFFYEDLIFLKIVYALTLLEFGILSQAKQYIDILHYYIDVIKSKKKNNDVVYLYYSLLNRVRYIFPSILSKDENKYGISSSCNDNWNDSIYSYRVITPNLPSQEITFSKDNDAVVNTCYDGLLDDPLNYNNINHSLNQPFNNDIREAVRNEQHYEQHDNRRYNNNEDVSAPTYNSNFSIMHSGNYNVRELNSNNTPFERNYMLTTSEGVFEASSKPKGRITKDTVELQRTLNPPPYSECMVHNVHSIQNVHMCGLPSISNLSLNKIHDDMNAFKNSYEVNHQIEINKQYMNEKEECFSKEGGYVLYDGNSNQQVEQKYDDQVSFQKYYVQSEKDTSTYNGKNNTERLSMEIYAPLMHGSNMVHEASYTVYGHMQQFGSTSSKIDRDYSDKNNLRNNHHRNGRNGRNGRNDSNGRNGRNDSNGRNGSNGRNGSNGSNDSNGSNFNDYNERDGEVFRREKDTNPFRIEKYGILDNRDSSTAMDNRPNTTVNNPMRSTLMKEAMYNNNLKVQPSINVSVHPKNPLHTNNYDTSNNAVITDGNNTLTNNETNQESTSTNVNRTCKVSSHERSTSEGNMDIINMGKNFITGFFSNIKEKIKKNDIEEEEKEEDNIFYYDYEKKRWREKGVTSDEEKEREEQKLKREMNIKNTAPPRVAQNYSNTGKKYPLDKTDVRSRYVDYFN; the protein is encoded by the exons ATGGAACGGTGTACCGCACAATATACAGAAGAATCTTACAAAGAATCATATAAAGAATCATATAAAGAACCATACAACGAATCATACAAAGAATCATATAAAGAACCATACAAAGAATCATATAAAGAATCATATAAAGAACCATACAAAGAATCATATAAAGAATCATATAAAGAACCATACAACGAATCATACAAAGAATCATATAAAGAACCATACAACGAAACATACAACAAAACATACAACGAAACATACAACGAAACATACAACGAAACATACAACGAAACATACAGAAAAGC CTATGagaatattttcaaaaacaacagtataaatataatcgataaaataaaagaaagtaaaaaaaggaattcaAAGGAGGGTGAGGATACTGGAAAAGCTCACGTAGCTCATGTGGAAGAGACCACTGAAGCGCAAACATATAGGGCATCATCAACCATTTTAAACGATGAAAATGAACAAAGACGTAATTACTACATTATTCCTAACAAATACACTAGAAATAATGACGTGTGTGTAAATAGTGAAAAGGATGTACAATCAAATGCAACTAAAGAGGGTacaataaatgtaaatattgaTTATGAATTTCGAAGAGAGAGTAATAGCTTCATTAAAACCAGTGAGGAATATGCTTGTAGGTATGCAGGAGCAACTGGGGAATATTGCGAAGCGGTAACGAAGCAGGATGCTACTAATGAATGTAAAGGGGATATAACAATAGAAGATAAAAGTCAAATGGGGGTGGGGAAAAAACAGCAAGTGGGGGAAGTAAGACATCATAGCGAAGGGAGACCATCCTACTCCTCAAACacattaaaagaaaaatatataaatatgaaagtaaaaaaaaagaatgatatatcatttctttttaatgatTCTTCGGACAACATTATGAATCATGTGGATGGGATCAGAAATAACAATACTGAATcgtttttcgttttttcaaaaaatgaagataagATTAGGGAAACAGTAGATAGAAGCACTGAGAAGGAACAAACAAAAGAGTACACTTATGAGACGAAATGCTTAAACGTGTATAATATGGAAGACAGTGGAATTAGTTCCTCCCTTTGTAATGCATTAAGAACGAACTATGCGCATAATGAATATGAAACCATGAATGAAGCCAAGAATGAAACCATGAATGAAGCCATGAATGAAGCCAAGAATGAAACCATGAATGAAGCCAAGAATGAAACCATGAATGAAGCCGTGAATGAAGCCAAGAATGAAGCCAAGAATGAAACCATGAATGAAGCCGTGAATGAAGCCAAGAATGAAACCATGaatgaacataaaaatgaaaacaaagtAGACAAAGGTTTGTTATCACCTTTCAGTGATAATTATTGTGAGAGTGCAACCAATGAGAATAGAAAATTCAACCTTAAAGATGGATTTAAAGGTAAAGGTAagcatataattaattatcaTCATAAAGAGGTGCAGCCGTCTGTGAGTATTTATCAGCATGAGGGTATACATCCGAACAGtgtatttttgaaaaataaattttgctCAAATGACAGTATTTTACTTTACGATAATAATACAATGGAGgtaaaacataattatatagaaaacACATTTATAAATCTAAATGGTGagatgaataataaaaatgaactgGTACAGAACATTTCACTTGATCATGATAACAACAAGTGCTTAAATGCACATTATCCCAGTTATGCATATTGTAAAGAAGAAGCATCTTCTAATTTACGGCAAGAAGATGTAACAAGGAGAAATCGTGCAATCGATGTGCCGCATGGTGATAGAGAAATTTCAAGGAATAATGTTATGTGTTTCTGTTTTGGAAATAATGGTATGTTTTATTACACAACAGGATCACTCGTGAAATGCCAATTTTTAATTAGTGTTATCgatgaaaaaacaaaggaaaagaaatatagACGTAGTTATACTTATGGACAGAATGAAAAACACTTagaggaatatatatatgccttGAAAAATTTCCCGGGCCCATTTAGCCGGAAAAGCAGTAAAACGGATGAAAGAATCAAAGTTTTCTTGAACGGTCATATTAATATGAACAAGGCAAGATACTTAGAAAAGGAGGAGGAAGAACAGGAAGAAGAAGAGCAAAGGAGGGGATGTAGAGAACCCGGAAAAGAAGTAGCAAAGGAAGCAGCAAAGGAAGCAGCAAAGAAAGCAGCAAAGGAAGCAGAAAAAGAAGCGGTAAAAGAATCAGGAGTTGGCGTAACGGCAGTGGGAGCTTCCGGGGAAAACATGTACGAGTGCATACAAAAAATTTGCCTGTACAAGCATCTGCTGAACATTATGAATAAGCCTCATCTGCTTAACTTCAACTTGCAAAGCGTGAAAGGTGAAAAGAAGCCCATGAATGATAACTCAAAGGGAGGTAAGAATATCGTTTCCTATTTTTTAGATAGCTACAATAGTCAGCACCAATACAACCCCCAAGATATGAAGCATAACAAAAAGCACCATTCAAATGAGCGTTCCTATGGAAGTTACAATCATCATGATGAAAACAAGAGCAGAGAGAATAAAAATGGATCAGGGGAGGATGGGAACTCCACCAGTTTTTCCAGTTGCTCCATTTACTCCAATTACTCCAGTTGGTCCAACTATTCTAGTTATTCCGATTGCCCTAGTTATTTCAACTATTCCGACTGCTCACATAGTAGCACGCAGAGAAATAGAGAGGGggaaagaaaaggaagaagaaaaaagaaagaaataaaggAAGAAATAAAGGAAGATATAAAGGAAGAAATAAAGGAAGAAATAAAGGAagagaaaaaggaagaagcaaaaaggaagaaaaaaaggaagaagaaaaaaaaaaaaaatgaaatggaGTTATTCGAAATAACTACAAAAAGTAATAGAGATAGAAAAGGCAGTAGGTTTACTGGAAGAAGCAACCCCTTGaggaaaaatcaaaataaatttaacgAAGAGAGTAACATGTGTAAGGACTTCTACACTCAGTTGTacgaaaaaaacataaataacatttatataaataattataaatatgaattcCTAGATTTTGTAGAAAAGGAATTTATCATCATATTGCATACATTATTACAACATAAGGAAAGAATAACCCTGGAGGATTCCTATTTAGAATATTtctatttgtgtatatataacagtAAAAAAGCTACTAGATTATGTATAAAGAAAgaattgtataaatatttctttttaattttaaaaaaatataatagaaaaaaatattacaagaTGATAGATCAGTATATAAGACATATAAACAAATCATTAATCAGCAGCGAAATGGAAATAACAAATagtatgaataatatatacaaaatttataattataatatatatgatgaaatatttaaagaagcttttattttttttatttgcttattgaataaaaaaaatatgacttttaaaaaaaatattttgataaactactggtatatattttatacctTAGTATTTCATAACTTCCTTTTTCAATTTAATGAAAacgaaattaatttttatgaatacaAGGATGACATAATCAACTTTTTTACGTATTTAATAAATCTtctttatgaaaataaacgTGTAACTGAATCGCAGTTCTTATACCTAATCCTGTCTGGCAACCCTTGCATATTTCAGGTAACAAATACTAAGGTCGGTAAGTGGGATACCCCTTACCCTAGAGCAAAAGCGGATACATCTACGTATGTCAATGCCTCTGGTATATCCTCCGCTATGTACTATGCGGATACGCCATGCGCAGTTGCTCCATATTCTTCTGTCCCATACGCGGATTGCCCATGTGCAGCCACACGTTACTCCACTTCTTATCGCGATGCCAGAGACTTCAACATATTCTCTTTTCAAGTATGTGATATGTACGAATATCTATGCAGATATGATGAAGACAGCTTTTTTTACGaagatttaatttttttaaaaatagtttatGCACTTACCCTACTAGAGTTTGGGATCCTGTCGCAGGCAAAGCAATATATAGACATATTACATTACTACATAGATGTAATTAAGAGtaagaaaaagaacaatgatgttgtttatttatattattcactACTGAATAGAGTTAGATATATATTCCCATCAATTTTGTCGAAAGATGAAAACAAATATGGGATTTCGTCATCGTGTAATGACAACTGGAATGATAGTATTTACAGCTACAGGGTAATAACTCCCAATCTGCCATCTCAAGAGATTACCTTTTCCAAGGACAATGATGCAGTCGTGAATACATGTTATGATGGCCTACTCGATGACCCACTtaactataataatataaaccaTAGCTTGAACCAACCATTTAACAACGATATACGGGAGGCAGTAAGGAATGAACAACATTACGAACAACATGATAATAGAaggtataataataatgaagatGTTAGTGCCCCTACATACAACTCAAATTTTAGCATTATGCACAGCGGTAATTATAACGTACGTGAATTAAACAGCAATAATACCCCATTCGaaagaaattatatgttaACAACATCGGAAGGGGTATTCGAAGCATCATCGAAACCTAAAGGAAGGATAACTAAAGATACAGTGGAATTACAAAGAACGTTGAACCCACCACCATATAGTGAATGCATGGTGCATAATGTTCATTCCATACAAAATGTACACATGTGTGGACTTCCATCAATTAGCAATTTGAGCCTTAATAAGATACATGATGATATGAATGCATTTAAGAATAGCTATGAGGTTAATCATCAAATCGAAATTAATAAACAGTATATGAATGAAAAGGAGGAGTGTTTTTCTAAAGAAGGAGGATACGTTCTATATGATGGTAATTCTAATCAACAAGTTGAACAAAAGTATGATGATCAGGTAAGTTTTCAAAAGTACTATGTGCAGAGTGAAAAGGATACCTCCACGTACAACGGAAAGAATAACACGGAAAGGCTGTCCATGGAGATATATGCCCCTCTTATGCACGGAAGTAATATGGTGCATGAAGCTAGTTACACAGTATATGGGCACATGCAGCAATTCGGCAGTACTAGCAGCAAAATTGATAGAGATTACAGTGATAAGAATAATCTTCGTAATAATCATCATAGGAATGGTAGGAATGGTAGGAATGGTAGGAATGATAGCAATGGTAGGAATGGTAGGAATGATAGCAATGGTAGGAATGGTAGCAATGGTAGGAATGGTAGCAATGGTAGCAATGATAGCAATGGTAGCAATTTTAATGATTATAATGAAAGAGATGGGGAAGTTTTTAGAAGGGAGAAAGACACGAACCCTTTCAGAATCGAGAAGTATGGCATCCTTGATAACCGAGATAGTAGCACTGCCATGGATAATAGGCCAAATACTACGGTGAACAACCCGATGAGGAGCACCTTGATGAAGGAGGCCATGTACAATAACAACTTAAAAGTGCAACCATCAATTAATGTAAGTGTGCATCCAAAGAATCCACTACATACGAACAACTATGATACGTCAAATAATGCAGTAATAACTGATGGTAATAATACACTAACGAATAATGAAACGAATCAAGAATCAACCTCTACCAATGTGAATAGAACTTGTAAAGTATCAAGTCATGAACGGTCTACTAGTGAAGGTAACATggacataataaatatgggaaaaaatttcattactggttttttttcaaatataaaggaaaaaataaaaaaaaatgatatagaagaagaagaaaaagaagaagataatatattttattatgattatgaaaaaaaaagatggaGGGAAAAAGGTGTAACATCTGAtgaggaaaaagaaagagaggagcaaaaattgaaaagagaaatgaatattaaaaacacTGCTCCCCCTCGTGTGGCGCAGAATTATTCCAACACAGGCAAAAAATATCCCCTCGACAAAACCGACGTTCGAAGCAGGTACGTGGACTACTTTAACTGA
- a CDS encoding hypothetical protein (conserved Plasmodium protein), producing MMEKKKSTTHKSYVKSKRNNHDMPIYISKSNLIDTNTNTSSEVEQYSLDMINMNNMMMNRNNIMCNDRNYINNNQNFGNGIIYVNDKQYERILKRRMRKIKQDIEKNRKVRVYIAIQKKNNSSISSFSNNNMHDNMHDGMHDGMHDNMHDGMHDGMHDGVHDNMHDGMHENMHDNMHEVMHAHLNSNFNTSLYNYDLNSNDSLMKVIDNHTSTCTHTHKNSSQNNSSSNLNNSSSNHNNSSSNHHNNNSNSNSNHNNSNHNNSSSSNNNNNYMDLYENMKSIFAMKTNKRYNNGNSIYLNNYNSRLPANINSEDDYKKYINMCDMSGMDDVSGMDNINGMNNVNRMNNINGMNNINGMNNINGMNNINGMNNINGMNNINGMNNLNGVNNFVENYSDMKSVHQIPNMSNFPNLVCANNMKHGVHMDDIENMDDVENMHNMHNMHNMNNMNNIENMNRAKNMNGAEMMNGSEMMNGSEMMNGSEVMIGSEIMNSAENMNNTESMNNMENMNNLNNFSNDMSGNFS from the coding sequence atgatggaaaaaaaaaagtcaacAACACATAAAAGTTATGTGAAGAGCAAAAGGAATAACCATGATATGCCTATATACATATCAAAGAGTAACTTAATCGATACTAATACAAATACCAGTAGTGAAGTTGAGCAGTACTCATTAGATATGAttaatatgaacaatatgATGATGAACAGAAACAATATAATGTGTAATGAcagaaattatataaataataatcaaAATTTTGGGAATGGtataatatatgtgaatGATAAACAATATgaaagaatattaaaaagaaggatgcgtaaaataaaacaagatattgaaaaaaacagGAAAGTTAGAGTATATATTGctattcagaaaaaaaataattcttccATAAGCAGTtttagcaataataatatgcatgATAATATGCATGATGGTATGCATGATGGTATGCATGATAATATGCATGATGGTATGCATGATGGTATGCATGATGGTGTGCATGATAATATGCATGATGGTATGCATGAGAATATGCATGATAATATGCATGAGGTTATGCATGCGCATTTAAACAGTAACTTCAACAcatctttatataattatgatttAAATTCTAATGATTCGTTAATGAAAGTAATTGATAACCATACTAGTACTTGCACGCATACCCATAAGAATAGTAGTcaaaataatagtagtagtaatcttaataatagtagtagtaatcataataatagtagtagtaatcatcataataacaatagcaacagtaatagtaatcataataatagcaaccataataatagcagtagtagtaataataataacaactaCATGGATCTgtatgaaaatatgaaatcTATATTTGCCATGAAAACTAATAAACGTTACAATAATGGTAAcagcatatatttaaataactaCAACAGTAGACTTCCTGCCAATATAAATTCAGAGGatgattataaaaagtatataaatatgtgtgaTATGAGTGGTATGGACGATGTAAGCGGTATGGACAACATAAACGGAATGAACAACGTAAACCGAATGAACAACATAAACGGAATGAACAACATAAACGGAATGAACAACATAAACGGAATGAACAACATAAACGGAATGAACAACATAAACGGAATGAACAACATAAACGGAATGAACAACTTAAATGGCGTGAACAATTTTGTGGAGAACTACAGCGATATGAAAAGTGTGCATCAAATTCCTAATATGTCCAATTTCCCTAATTTGGTTTGTGCGAATAATATGAAGCACGGGGTTCATATGGACGATATTGAAAATATGGATGATGTGGAAAACATGCACAACATGCACAATATGCACAACATGAACAATATGAacaatatagaaaatatgaacagggcaaaaaatatgaacggTGCAGAAATGATGAACGGGTCAGAAATGATGAACGGGTCAGAAATGATGAACGGGTCAGAAGTTATGATCGGTTCAGAAATTATGAACAGTGcagaaaatatgaacaatacAGAAAGCATGAACAATAtggaaaatatgaacaactTAAACAATTTTTCTAATGATATGAGTGGCAATTTTTCATAG